The following coding sequences lie in one Schistocerca gregaria isolate iqSchGreg1 unplaced genomic scaffold, iqSchGreg1.2 ptg000784l, whole genome shotgun sequence genomic window:
- the LOC126321990 gene encoding uncharacterized protein LOC126321990 — translation MEEETGEEQSEETGEEQKEETGEEQKEETGEEQKEETGEEQKEETGEEQKEETGEEQKEETGEEQKEETGEEQKEETEGGGRRRRRRGGEEGGDGGGAEGGDGGGAEGGDGGGAEGGDGGGAGGGDGGGAEGGDGGGAEGGDGGGAEGGDGGGAEGGDGGGAEGGDGGGAEGGDGGGAEGGDGGGAEGGDGGGAEGGDGGRAEGGDGGRAGGGDGGRAGGGDGGRAEGGDGGRAEGGDGGAEGDRDGHDLYLKHVHSASDFTNGKVEHPFREQMETYQKQNSGYLFK, via the exons ATGGAG gaggagacgggggaggagcagagtgaggagacgggggaggagcagaaggaggagacgggggaggagcagaaggaggagacgggggaggagcagaaggaggagacgggggaggagcagaaggaggagacgggggaggagcagaaggaggagacgggggaggagcagaaggaggagacgggggaggagcagaaggaggagacgggggaggagcagaaggaggagacggagggggggggaagaaggaggagacggagggggggggaagaaggaggagacgggggaggagcagaaggaggagacgggggaggagcagaaggaggagacgggggaggagcagaaggaggagacgggggaggagcaggaggaggagacgggggaggagcagaaggaggagacgggggaggagcagaaggaggagacgggggaggagcagaaggaggagacgggggaggagcagaaggaggagacgggggaggagcagaaggaggagacgggggaggagcagaaggaggagacgggggaggagcagaaggaggagacgggggaggagcagaaggaggagacgggggaggagcagaaggaggagacgggggaagagcagaaggaggagacgggggaagagcaggaggaggagacgggggaagagcaggaggaggagacgggggaagagcagaaggaggagacgggggaagagcagaaggaggagacggaggAGCAGAAGGAGACAGAGATGG GCACGATTTATATCTGAAGCACgtgcacagtgcctctgacttcacaaatggcaaagtagagcacccattcagggaacagatggaaacataccagaaacaaaacagtggaTATCTGTTCAAGTAG